The nucleotide sequence ATGCGGAGTTTATGCTGCAATTCTTTCAGATTCTTGCTTTCGATCTGGGCGCCCAGTTCGGTTTCGCGCAGGCTGGCGCCCATCGACTGCCGGTTGTAGGCCAGGTCGTTTTCGAGTTGCTGTTTTTCCAGTTGGGCGATTTTGAGGGCATTTTCGGCGCGGGTGATATCCTCTTGGGTACCCCCCCCGACCTTCGTCAGTCGCTGGGCATCTTCCAGGTCGGCTTTCAATTTATTAATGTTCAGTAGTTTGATTTTATCGCTGATCTCGGCGTCGTACAGGTTTTTGTCCAGCTTCATGCGGAGTTGTTCGATGCTGTTTTTCTTCAAAGCCAGCTGATCTTCGTAGCGCTCGAATTCGATCTGCGTCAGCGATTTATCCAGCTCTACAATAGGCTGGCCGGGTTCGATGCGGGTACCCGGTGTGAGTAGTACCTGCTTGATGACCGCCCGGATGGGACTGGTGATGATTTGCTCGTAGGCCGGAATGACCTCGCCCGTGGCGTTCAGGGTGTTTTCTACATCGCCGCGTTGCACGGTACCCGTCCTGATCCGGTTGGCTTCGATGGTGCTGCTGAGGGATTTTCTGAAAAAATAGATACTGGCCGCCAACAGTAACACAGCGCCCATGCCGATGATCCACCGACGGGTACGGGTACTTTTGAGGTGGTCGGCTGATACTTCGCGATCCATACGTGAGGGTAGATTTATTGATTATTTTTCATGGCTAATTTTGTATAGAAGATGATAAGATCATGCCAGTGTTTAATATATTGTTTATCAGTGTATTATAAAATTTTTGGCTACTAAAAGGCGTGCGAAATCGCACAGCTTGTGCCAAAGCGAACGACCAGGAACGTCGGTAATTACTTTGAGTGAATTTCCTTGAAAAATGACGGTGAGAAAATTCAGGAAAAAAGACTTTTATCGTTTGAATCGTAAAAAGGGGGCTTGGGATTGTATTAAGCGCGGCTGATAAAAAAACCATTTTTCAATAAAAGGTACCCTCCTTAAATTTACCGAACCGTTTACCCCGACATCCATGAACCGTTTTATCGAACGCCTGCTGCAACAAGCGGGCATCTCCATTTCTCACCGCGAATTCTGGCGCTACGCCCTGATATTCTGGGGGATTCTGGCCATCATTTCCTACATCCAGAACACCCTGGTGTGGCTGATCGCCAGCAGTCAGAACATGTACTTTTCCGAGTCGGCGCAGTGGCTGGTTACCTACCTGATGTGGCTGGGTTTTACGCCCCTGATCCTGTACGCCGCCCAACGGTTCCCGATCCGGCTGGCCACCACGCAGTGTCGGTGGCCGCGTACCATATTGATCCATGTGCTCATCGCATCGGCCTTGGGACTGCTGGTGGCGGCGGTATCGTACGGCCTGGTACGCCCCTTGCACGCCTATGAAACGGGTACCTGGATGAAACCGGGTACCATCATGCTCTGGTTTTTTTATTCCTATTCGCTCAGTGTAATCACCTACCTGCTGGTGGTGTTAGGGTACAGCATCATTGTCAGTGGACGCCAGTTCCAGGCTTTGCAGGAACAAAACCACGCCTACGAACTGAAAAATGAACAATTAAAGACCAACCTGGCCGACGCCCGGCTGCAATCGCTGAAAATGCAGCTGAATCCGCATTTCCTGTTCAATACCCACCACGCCATTGTGAGCCTGATGCTGGAAAACGACACCCGCAAAGCCATCGACATGGTGATGGCGCTGAGCGATTTGCTGCGGGGTGTGCTGAACCGCCAGAACGATAATTTCCTGCCCCTGCGGGACGAACTGAACCTGACCCGGCAGTACCTGGCGATCCAGCAAATCCGCTTCCAGGACCGCCTGCGCATCGAGTACGACATCGATCCCAGTACCGAAGGAGCCCAGGTACCCCAACTCCTGCTGCAACCTTTGGTCGAGAATGCCATTACCCACGGAACCGCGGCCATGACGGGCGACACGCTGATTCGCATTACCACTCGGAAAATAGGAGAGAAAATCCAGATTACGGTGTACGACAACGGAATCGGCAGCAACGCCCGGTCTAGCCGCAAAGGCTCCGGCTTGGGACTGCTCAACACCCGCTCGCGCCTCAGCCAGGCTTATGGTGAAGCCGCCCAATTTGTCTTCGACCAACCGCCCGGCGGGAGTACCCAGGTCACGGTGACGTTTCCCTGCCAGCCTACCTCATTAACCAGCCCCACCCATGACAACCTATCGCTCGCTTATCATTGACGATGAGCCCCTGGCCCGCCGGGTCATCCGTACTTTTCTGCAAACGGATTCCTCCATTTGTGTGCTCGACGAAGCCGGAAATGGCTCGGAGGCAGTCATCAAGATTCTCCAGCACCGCCCCGACCTGATTTTTCTGGACATCCAGATGCCCGAACTGGATGGATTCGAGGTGCTCAAAGAGATCTGGCCGCACCACCAGCCGTTTGTGGTGTTCACAACCGCCTACGACCAGTACGCTTTGCGCGCTTTCGAGGTCAATGCCATCGACTATTTGTTAAAGCCTTTCAATGAGGTGCGGTTTCACCAGGCGCTGGGACGGGCGCAGGAACGACTTACCCAGCAGAAGCAACCCCGGATCGAAGCGCTGGTGAGCCAGTTGCTAGCCGAACAGGCCGCCCAACCCCGGGGAGCCTACCTGCAGCGGATTCTGGTCAAGGAAACGGGACGGATGTACCTGGTGAAGACCGAAGACATTAGCTATTTGGATGCCGACGGGAATTACATAACCCTGCATACCGTCAACCGGGGCGACCGGAACGCGGGAACGGAACGCCATACCATCTATGAAAGCCTGACCAGTCTGGAGACCAAACTCGATCCGGCCGAATTTGTGCGCATCAACCGCTCCTACATCGTCAACCTCAACTATATCGATACGGTCGAAACCTACTTCAACGGGGAGTATATCGTGCACATGAAAACCGGACAACAACTCAAATGGACGCGAAACTACCGCGAGAGTTTGAAGGCTTTTTATGCCAAATCGAGTTGAATACCCGTGCGGGATGAGGATAGATTTGCTTTGGGATAATGGTTATGTGGCTTCGGATAAAAAGAGGGGAAGGAAGGTAGGGTAGGGTATTTATTTTGGAAAAATCAATTTTCACTTTTCCAATATGATACAGAAAAAAATCCTCTTCGCCACCATGCCCATGGATGGCCACCTCAAACCGCTTACCGGCTTGGCGGTTCACCTCAAAAAGCAGGGCTATGATGTCCGCTGGTACAGCGGCCCCAGCTACGCCTCGGCCATCAGAAAACTCTCGATTCCGTATTTTTCTTTTCGTCTCGCCAAGGAGATCAACCAGGACAATCTGGAGCGTGAGTTGCCCGAGCGCCAAAAGATCAAAGGTACGGTCAACCGTTTGCGTTTCGATATGGAACACATTTTCCTACGCCGCATTCCGGAATTCATCGAAGACCTGAAGCACATCCGGGAAAGTTTCCCTTTCGATTTGGTGGTGTGCGATGTACTCTTTGCCGCTTCACCCTTTATCAGACCGATTTTTGGCGTGCCCGTGGCGGCGGCAGGCATTGCTCCGTTGGGTGAGAGTTCCGGGGATCTGCCGCCGGCCGGCATGGGACTGGAGCCTGCCCAGGGGTTTTGGGGCCGACGCCGACAGGATTTTTTGCGGCTGGTGAGCCAGGAAATTCTTTTCAAGCCGTGCACCCGAATTTTTAACCAATACCTCAGAGAGTACGGACTTCGACCGGCCGATCGCCTCTTTTTCGATGCCCTGGTGCGGCGCGTGGACGTGTATTGGCAGAGTGGCGTGCCGGGGTTCGAGTACTTCCGTTCCGAAATCAGCCCCAACGTACAATTCGTGGGACCGTTGCTGCCTCATCCTGCCGAAGGCCTTCCAACGATCCCCGATGGCATTGATTTCGCCGACTACAGTCGCATCGTGCTGGTGACGCAGGGTACCGTAGAACGCAATCCGGAAAAACTGCTGGTACCCTCGATATCAGCCTTTACAGAGGACCCTGCGACGCTGGTAATCGTTACTACTGGTGGTTCCTTTACCGAAGAGTTGCGAAAGCGTTTTCCGCAAAAAAATATCCAGATCCACGATTTCATCGACTTCGCCGCAATTATGCCCATGGCCGATGTTTTTGTGACGAATGCGGGGTACGGAGGCGTACTGATGGCGGCCCGCCATGGCTTACCGATGGTAGTCGCCGGGGTACACGAAGGGAAATCCGAAATTGCGGCCCGGGTCAATTACTTCCGGTTGGGAATTAGTCTCAAAACCGAAAGGCCCGGCGTCGGGCAAGTCCGTGAGGCGGTGGAGTCTGTCTTGAAAGATTCGAGCTACCGCCGCAAGGCCGAACAACTTAGCCGGGAATTTCAGGCCTATAACCCGAACCTGCTTTGCCAGGAATCCATCGAAAAATTACTCATTCCTACCCCCAAACTCCCCGCACTATGGCCTTAAAAATAGCTCAGTTTATCCAGCTTCTGCTGCTGTGCGTTATCGCCGGGCAAGCGTTTTTTTATCTTATCGGAGGTACCGCGGGAGTGCGCAATGTATCGGTTGGTACCTTCATCGAGCAGCGGAAAGCCATTGACGTTGTGATTGTGCCTGCATTGAAACTCATTTACTTATTGAGTGCCGCGAGCGGATTTACCGCCATGGTACTATTGCAAAAGCAAAGCGATCGTTTACCGTTTATACTCTCGGCTCTAGCGTGGGCTCTGGTACTGATTGATATGGCCATTGCTGTCCGAGGCAACGTACCTCTGAACCGGCAGATGCAGGACTGGAGCCCGGCGTCCCATCCGAGCGACTGGGCCCGCGTGCGTGACCGGTGGCTCACCTACCTGCATTGGCGGCAGGCATGCAGCATCACCGCGCTCCTGTGCTTGCTGGTCGGCCTTTTCACACAAATATAGCCGCCGCTGAACCGGAAAATCAGAAGCTCAAATAGCCAAAACCCCGCTTCGGATAAGTACCCCAATGGCTTTCACAAGCATTGGTTTGTTTTGCTATCCAAAACAAACCAATAAATCTAAAAAGTATGAAAGCCATGAAAAAACTGCGGTCAGGAAGCCTTGGGGCACTTCTGTTCGTTTCCCTGCTTACGCTGAATGCCTGTAAAACGGACAAATCGGAGGTCAAGCCCGATGATGGCGTTCCGGTCTTTGTTGACAAGAAATGGGCTACGGTATCCAGCACCGTCAGCCCGAAAATCGACCTCGACGGCGATGGTACCCCGGACGAGGATTTGTTTGCCCCGGTACCCGACTGTGAAAAGGATGATATGATCCTGATGCAGCGCGATGGGAAGTACTTCCTGGACAACGGCGAAAAAAAGTGCAACGCCACCGATCCCGCGTCGGAACAGCTTGGTACCTGGAAGTATACTGCCGCCACCAAAACCATCCTGATTAGCGATACGGAAGGCAACGAGCAGCATTGGCTCGTACTGGAAAGTACCGCCACCCGGCTCAAAATGCAGAATACTACGGCAATACAAGATACCAACTACACGCTGACCGTTGTGATGAAAGCCAACTGAATCCCGACGTATCCACGCCCTTCGTTCGAGCCGAGAAACTAGTCTCGGCCCGAACGAAGGGCGGCTACCTGGTGCCCTACCTCATTTTATTTTTCAATACGAATCAGCCATGAAAAAACAACTAATTCTATTTTTGCTCGCAGCGGTGCTATTCGTTGCCTGCAAGCCTGCCGGAGAAGCTGACGACCTATCACCCCAGAAAGGCTACGTTTCGGGTAAAGTAACCGACAGCAAAGGCCAGCCGATCAGCAATGCCTTTGTGTTTATCAGCAGCACGGGGCCCTATTCCAGCGGTGCTTCGGTGCATACCGATGCCCAGGGCAAGTACCGGATCAAAATGGATTACGGCACCTACCGCATCTACGCCACCTTCGAAAAAGAGTTTGCCGGGAAACTGTACGAGATACAACTAAAACCGGATAATTCGGATAGTTTTTCCGTTGAGGACAGCCCGGTAATTGATTTTAAATGGGTTTTGACGGGCAAGAAACCCATACCCTTGCAGGGCTACTTCGGGGGGTACATCGGTCTGTATCAGGGTGAAACCAATATTCCCAAGAATGAAGTTGAATTCACCTTCACTCCGCTGGAACTGATCGATGGCAGCACGCTGGCACAACCCCTCGTATTGAGGCCCGGCGAGGTGAGTACCCAGTACCTCGAAGATCTGCCGCTGGGTCGCTACACGGTAAAAGCTACCCACAAACCCCTGGGAGGGGGTACCCCAAGGACCCTCTTCCTCAAAAATAGAGATACCAACCAGACCAGCGCCTCAAATGGTACCATAAGCCTGGATTTCAAACCCGAATCGGCGGGATGGTACCGGGCCAACATTGAATATTACGAGGCTGAATGAGTAAATGAAAAGTACTTGCGCTCATAAAAAAGCCCCGCCGGAATCTCCGGCGGGGCTTTTTTGGTAATCGATTCGTAGCCTTCAAGGCTCGCTGTATTCCACGAACATGCAGTTGGTACACGACCAGTAGGGAATTTCTCCGAAGAAGTCCATCGTGACCGCGCCATCGGCCGCGTAGGTACCATTCACCCGATTACGAAGTTTGAGCCGGGTACCTGTTGGCTTGTACACTGCCGTGATCCGGTAGCGCCCGATGGGTACATCGGGGATGCGGCCGTAGTACGTATCGTAGGGCAACACCAGCGTTTTACCGGTAGAGCCGTCGATGAGCGGCCCGACGGGCGTAAAGGTAAACTCAATGTTTTCCGCATCGTAAGGGCCTTTGCCCACTTCGTTGCTCACTTCCACCGAACCCCCGTAGAAGGCACCGGGATTATCGGGTTTTTCGCCCGAAAGCCGCCACTCGAAATTACGCACGGCACCATCCTGACCGGCAAATGCATTAGGATTGTCCGGCGCCAGGTCGAGGAGGTAACTCTTTCCGTTGTACATCCGCCTGATTTCGGCCGTAGCCTGGTAGGTGCCGGTGGGCGTTTTGACCCGGTACTCCCCTTTAGCATCGGTGTTGGTAAGCAGATTGGAGTTGTAAAATAGGGTGTTGTCAATCACAATTTCCACGCCTTCCAGCGGCTTGCCCTGCGCGTCCACCGCTTTGCCCACCACGTAGCCGGGGGTAGGTTTGCCCGGATCGGCTGTGCCGGGGTCGGGAGTCGAGGTTTGACAACTGGCCCCTAGTAGCGACATCGTGAGCAGCGCGCCCAGGAAAGCGCGCTGCGTTTTTTGCATATTCTTTTTGTTCATGGCTATAAGGTCTCCTGCTTGCGTTTCCCGATCAGTTTCAGATGAATGTCCATGTTCGGCAGGATGTTCTGCTCGGCGGGCAAGGTAGAGTCGGCGGCGTAGGCCATGCCCCATTTTGTCCGGTCCACTTTCAAGGTGGCATCTACGGTAAGCTGATCGTTGTTGATCCCGATTTTAGCCGGAAACACCACTGGATTGCTTTTACCCAGCATCGTCAGTTCGCCACTCACCAGGTGCGTGGCACCCGCTATGCCTTCGCTACCCTTATAGGGTGCTACGCTGGCGATGACATACGTGATGTTGGGATGCAAAGCCATGTTGAAGAAATCGGGACTTTGCAAGTGGTGGACCAACTGGTGTTTGAGCGAATCCACGGGTAGGTTGAAATTGACGATGGACGACACAGGAATCGTGAACGAGCCGCCCGTCACTTGTCCGTCCTTTACTTTGAGTTGGTCGCTCTTGACGGTGATGGCTCCTTCGTTGAAATAGCCCGTCCGGAGGTACCCTTTCCATTCGGCGACGGATTTTTGCTCGTCGAGCTGGTAGTCGTCGGGCGACACGGGATCGGTGTGGCAGCTCCAGACCAAGCCCGAGACGAGGATGAACGCGGAAATGATGGTTTTTTTCATGGCTTTTTAAATTTTTAATGAGAATAAATTGGAAAACATCAATTCATGGTCTGAATTGACGGCGCGAAGATGGACATCCGCAGCCCCCGAAGCAGTGTTTGTTGTGCGGGCTGCATGATCCACTATTCCAAATGCTCTTTTGGCTATGCGAAGAACAGCCAAGGTTTTATTGGGTGGCTTTAGAAAATAGGTCTAATAAATATTGTTCTGACAATAGCAGGTACCGATGTGCTTTTTCCTTATGTTTACTCTCCGAAAACCTCCATAACACCACTTCTTGTACTTTATGAAGAAAAACATTACGCTCATCAATTGGGGTCTGGTGACGGTAGCGGCCGTCGCCACTTGCCTGAACGAATACAACCTGATTGCCATTCCCGAAAGTGTGCTGCTGGTGTTGCGCTGGCTGGCCATCGCTGGTCTGCTGGCCTATGCCTTTGTGAAGCAGAGTCTTACCACGTCCATTATCGTGGCTATGGTGGTAGGAACCGAGATTGGCTACGACTATCCGGAGGTAGCTACCAACCTGCGATTCCTGCGGCAGATATTCCTGCGCATGATCAAGACCATCATTGCGCCGCTGCTGTTCGCAACCCTGGTGGCGGGCATCGCCGGGCACTCTGATCTCAAGCAGGTAGGCCGCATGGGCTGGAAATCGCTGCTGTATTTTGAGGTAGTCACTACGATCGCGCTGTTTATCGGACTCTTTTTTGCCAACTTTTTCCAGCCCGGCGCGGGCCTTACGGCTCCGGCCAGCTTCAGCGGTGAACTGCCCAAAGTGGAGGCCCAAACCTGGCAGGACATCATTCTCCATATTTTTCCCGAAAACCTGGCCAAATCCATCTACAACGGCGAAGTGTTGCAGGTGGTGATTTTCAGTGTGTTATTCGGCGTGAGCCTGGCGTTGCTGCCTGCGGCCAAGAAACAGAAGTTCGTCAATGGCGTTGAATTGCTGGCGGAGGTGATGTTCAAGTTTACCAAACTCGTGATGCTGTTCGCACCGATTGGGGTAGGGGCGGCTATCGCCGAAACCGTAGGCCACATGGGCATCGATGTATTGAGCAACCTGGCCATGCTGTTGGTAACGCTCTATTGCGCATTGCTGGCTTTCATCCTGCTGGTGCTGG is from Salmonirosea aquatica and encodes:
- a CDS encoding efflux RND transporter periplasmic adaptor subunit, whose protein sequence is MDREVSADHLKSTRTRRWIIGMGAVLLLAASIYFFRKSLSSTIEANRIRTGTVQRGDVENTLNATGEVIPAYEQIITSPIRAVIKQVLLTPGTRIEPGQPIVELDKSLTQIEFERYEDQLALKKNSIEQLRMKLDKNLYDAEISDKIKLLNINKLKADLEDAQRLTKVGGGTQEDITRAENALKIAQLEKQQLENDLAYNRQSMGASLRETELGAQIESKNLKELQHKLRMADIVADRKGVLTWVNENIGSAVNEGEMLAKVADLGSFRVEGSCSDVYADQVKAGLPVVIKVNDSTLRGTITQVKPAVKDGVIGFVVQLDNARSESLRPNMKVDVYVVTDRSANTLRVANGPAFTGKRKQYVYVAQAGKAIRREVEVGLSNFDFVEIKSGLQAGEKVILTDMNQYEHLEEITIKN
- a CDS encoding sensor histidine kinase encodes the protein MNRFIERLLQQAGISISHREFWRYALIFWGILAIISYIQNTLVWLIASSQNMYFSESAQWLVTYLMWLGFTPLILYAAQRFPIRLATTQCRWPRTILIHVLIASALGLLVAAVSYGLVRPLHAYETGTWMKPGTIMLWFFYSYSLSVITYLLVVLGYSIIVSGRQFQALQEQNHAYELKNEQLKTNLADARLQSLKMQLNPHFLFNTHHAIVSLMLENDTRKAIDMVMALSDLLRGVLNRQNDNFLPLRDELNLTRQYLAIQQIRFQDRLRIEYDIDPSTEGAQVPQLLLQPLVENAITHGTAAMTGDTLIRITTRKIGEKIQITVYDNGIGSNARSSRKGSGLGLLNTRSRLSQAYGEAAQFVFDQPPGGSTQVTVTFPCQPTSLTSPTHDNLSLAYH
- a CDS encoding LytR/AlgR family response regulator transcription factor, with product MTTYRSLIIDDEPLARRVIRTFLQTDSSICVLDEAGNGSEAVIKILQHRPDLIFLDIQMPELDGFEVLKEIWPHHQPFVVFTTAYDQYALRAFEVNAIDYLLKPFNEVRFHQALGRAQERLTQQKQPRIEALVSQLLAEQAAQPRGAYLQRILVKETGRMYLVKTEDISYLDADGNYITLHTVNRGDRNAGTERHTIYESLTSLETKLDPAEFVRINRSYIVNLNYIDTVETYFNGEYIVHMKTGQQLKWTRNYRESLKAFYAKSS
- a CDS encoding glycosyltransferase — translated: MIQKKILFATMPMDGHLKPLTGLAVHLKKQGYDVRWYSGPSYASAIRKLSIPYFSFRLAKEINQDNLERELPERQKIKGTVNRLRFDMEHIFLRRIPEFIEDLKHIRESFPFDLVVCDVLFAASPFIRPIFGVPVAAAGIAPLGESSGDLPPAGMGLEPAQGFWGRRRQDFLRLVSQEILFKPCTRIFNQYLREYGLRPADRLFFDALVRRVDVYWQSGVPGFEYFRSEISPNVQFVGPLLPHPAEGLPTIPDGIDFADYSRIVLVTQGTVERNPEKLLVPSISAFTEDPATLVIVTTGGSFTEELRKRFPQKNIQIHDFIDFAAIMPMADVFVTNAGYGGVLMAARHGLPMVVAGVHEGKSEIAARVNYFRLGISLKTERPGVGQVREAVESVLKDSSYRRKAEQLSREFQAYNPNLLCQESIEKLLIPTPKLPALWP
- a CDS encoding anthrone oxygenase family protein, whose product is MALKIAQFIQLLLLCVIAGQAFFYLIGGTAGVRNVSVGTFIEQRKAIDVVIVPALKLIYLLSAASGFTAMVLLQKQSDRLPFILSALAWALVLIDMAIAVRGNVPLNRQMQDWSPASHPSDWARVRDRWLTYLHWRQACSITALLCLLVGLFTQI
- a CDS encoding carboxypeptidase regulatory-like domain-containing protein; its protein translation is MKKQLILFLLAAVLFVACKPAGEADDLSPQKGYVSGKVTDSKGQPISNAFVFISSTGPYSSGASVHTDAQGKYRIKMDYGTYRIYATFEKEFAGKLYEIQLKPDNSDSFSVEDSPVIDFKWVLTGKKPIPLQGYFGGYIGLYQGETNIPKNEVEFTFTPLELIDGSTLAQPLVLRPGEVSTQYLEDLPLGRYTVKATHKPLGGGTPRTLFLKNRDTNQTSASNGTISLDFKPESAGWYRANIEYYEAE
- a CDS encoding carboxypeptidase-like regulatory domain-containing protein; the protein is MNKKNMQKTQRAFLGALLTMSLLGASCQTSTPDPGTADPGKPTPGYVVGKAVDAQGKPLEGVEIVIDNTLFYNSNLLTNTDAKGEYRVKTPTGTYQATAEIRRMYNGKSYLLDLAPDNPNAFAGQDGAVRNFEWRLSGEKPDNPGAFYGGSVEVSNEVGKGPYDAENIEFTFTPVGPLIDGSTGKTLVLPYDTYYGRIPDVPIGRYRITAVYKPTGTRLKLRNRVNGTYAADGAVTMDFFGEIPYWSCTNCMFVEYSEP
- a CDS encoding YceI family protein encodes the protein MKKTIISAFILVSGLVWSCHTDPVSPDDYQLDEQKSVAEWKGYLRTGYFNEGAITVKSDQLKVKDGQVTGGSFTIPVSSIVNFNLPVDSLKHQLVHHLQSPDFFNMALHPNITYVIASVAPYKGSEGIAGATHLVSGELTMLGKSNPVVFPAKIGINNDQLTVDATLKVDRTKWGMAYAADSTLPAEQNILPNMDIHLKLIGKRKQETL
- a CDS encoding dicarboxylate/amino acid:cation symporter, with amino-acid sequence MKKNITLINWGLVTVAAVATCLNEYNLIAIPESVLLVLRWLAIAGLLAYAFVKQSLTTSIIVAMVVGTEIGYDYPEVATNLRFLRQIFLRMIKTIIAPLLFATLVAGIAGHSDLKQVGRMGWKSLLYFEVVTTIALFIGLFFANFFQPGAGLTAPASFSGELPKVEAQTWQDIILHIFPENLAKSIYNGEVLQVVIFSVLFGVSLALLPAAKKQKFVNGVELLAEVMFKFTKLVMLFAPIGVGAAIAETVGHMGIDVLSNLAMLLVTLYCALLAFILLVLVPVALFVRVPIIKFAKNIAEPVSIAFATTSSEAALPKAMEKMEQFGVPRQIVSFVMPTGYSFNLDGSTLYLSLATIFVAQAAGIDFPIGQQIGMVFLLMLTSKGVAGIPRATLVILLGAVASFGLPEWPVLLIMGIDELMDMARTSVNVIGNCLATTVIGRWEGELDDAKMQASDRIVEEDVVEEILEH